From one Eptesicus fuscus isolate TK198812 chromosome 3, DD_ASM_mEF_20220401, whole genome shotgun sequence genomic stretch:
- the P2RY12 gene encoding P2Y purinoceptor 12, whose amino-acid sequence MDNLTSPAGNGSRCTRDYHITQVLFPLLYTVLFLTGLVTNSLAMRIFFQIHSKSNFIIFLKNTVISDLLMILTFPFKILSDAKLGTGPLRTFVCQVTSVIFYFTMYISISFLGLITIDRYQKTTRPFKTSSPNNLLGAKVLSVVIWAFMFLLSLPNMILTNRRPRDKNVKKCSFLKSEFGLVWHEIVNYICQVIFWINFLIVIVCYTLITKELYRSYVRTRGTGKVHKKKVNIKVFIIIAVFFICFVPFHFARIPYTLSQTRDVFNCSAENTLFYVKESTLWLTSLNACLDPFIYFFLCKSFKNSLMSMLKCTNSATPAPQENRGKGGRDPSEETPM is encoded by the coding sequence ATGGACAACCTCACCTCTCCCGCGGGGAATGGCAGCCGGTGCACCAGGGACTACCACATCACCCAGGTCCTCTTCCCGCTCCTCTACACTGTCCTGTTTCTCACTGGACTTGTCACAAATAGCCTGGCAATGAGGATTTTCTTTCAAATCCACAGTAAatccaactttattatttttcttaagaacACAGTCATTTCCGATCTTCTCATGATTCTGACTTTTCCATTCAAAATCCTCAGTGATGCCAAACTGGGAACAGGACCACTGAGAACATTCGTGTGCCAAGTGACCTCCGTCATATTCTACTTCACAATGTACATCAGCATTTCCTTCCTGGGGCTGATAACTATCGACCGCTACCAGAAGACCACCCGGCCCTTTAAAACATCCAGCCCCAACAATCTCCTGGGGGCTAAGGTCCTCTCTGTTGTCATCTGGGCATTCATGTTCTTACTCTCTTTGCCTAACATGATCCTAACCAACAGGAGGCCTAGAGACAAGAATGTGAAGAAATGCTCTTTCCTCAAATCAGAGTTTGGTTTGGTCTGGCATGAAATAGTCAATTATATCTGTCAAGTCATTTTctggattaattttttaattgtcatTGTATGTTATACACTCATTACAAAAGAATTATACAGGTCATATGTAAGAACAAGGGGTACTGGCAAAGTTCACAAGAAAAAGGTGAACATCAAAGTTTTCATTATCAttgctgtattttttatttgttttgttcccTTCCACTTTGCCCGGATTCCCTACACCCTGAGCCAGACCCGGGATGTCTTCAACTGCTCTGCAGAGAATACTCTGTTCTATGTGAAGGAGAGCACGCTCTGGTTAACTTCCTTAAATGCATGCCTGGACCCATTCATCTACTTTTTCCTTTGCAAGTCCTTCAAAAATTCCTTGATGAGTATGCTGAAGTGCACCAATTCTGCGACACCTGCTCCCCAGGAAAACAGGGGGAAAGGTGGTAGGGACCCAAGCGAAGAGACTCCAATGTAA